In the genome of Candidatus Methanoperedens sp., the window TTATTGCCTGGGTTGCATACATGTTAAATATATTAAAGGTCTGCTCAGCATTCTTAGTACTTAACATATCCTGCAGGTTGTAGATCGTAGACATGCTGAGCACTGTTATCATGCCCACCCCTATGAGAGTCAAGCTCAGTATTAATAAATGACCTGTAACCTCAGACTCTCCATTTTCAGATCTTAGGAACATCATTCGATCACCGTGTCCATCTGGATGTTCAGTATATAGACGTCCACATTGGGTGTATTGAGTCGAGCGGTACATTCATTGGGGTTACAGCTATCCCATTTAAGTTTGCTTATGAAGTAATCCTTCCAGGCGTCTGAGTAGCTGCTAGCGATTGTGACCGTGATATTGCTCATATTACCATAAAAAGCGATACTCTGCACCCCTTTAACTTTAACATTTATTATACCGCTGCCTCCTGCAGATGAATCTCCGCTTACATATACAACTGGCACAAAAAGGATATTGTCCTGTCTGGCTAAAAGAGGCTCATAAAAATTGAGTACGGCACCGTCTGGATATTTTGCCCATGCCCCAGTTCCCTCATAAGCAATAACAGTATCCTCTGTTGAACTTTGAATGCTGCGCATTTGCTGATCAACCAGCGTTATTGTTTGGCCGGTTGAGTTTTTCGCTGTTATATTGATCGTACTGTTGCCTGTAACACTGACCGTTCCTCCGTCCACCTTTAATTCCATGCTCTGCGAAGGTGCCTGTCCGAGCACTATTTTATTGATATTAGCTGCAAGTAGAATAAAGCTCTGCTTGGTGTTTTCTATAAGTATGTTCTTCTGGGTATTTTTTAATACTGGATAGCCTGCAATTCCTATAATGCTTAAAGAGAGTATGAGAATTCCAGCAAATATGACAAAATCCATCACCTCAGATACCGCATCCTGGGATTTTAGAAAGTAAATTATCCTGGAGAGAATTTTCGTGAAACTCATACCTAATCAAAAGTATTGTATGTATACTATTTAAAATCTATCATTACAATTATCATAATTATATGATTATTATTATTATCATAGACAAACATTGTCTGGAATCTAATTTGTGGAACGCTCATTTTAAGAAAAAATAGCTAAGGTTGAAGAATAATTTTTGGCCTACTGAATGGAAGGGTAATTCTCTCGAATACTAATTGAATTCGTTCCTAATGACCTCATTTTCCGGAAGAGGCGACCCGCACCTGCCGCAATACTTATTCGATCCTGGATTTTCCCAGCCGCAGGAACATCTTTTCTTTTCCTCGGCTATGATATACTCCATAAGGTCTGAAAATCTGCCCCTTTTTTTATATAAGATATTCCAGAGGGAATAAACCGGAACCAGTGCCAGAATGAAAAAAATAATATTATATGCACCATGCGGCAGAAGGCCTGAGAAGGGTGTGAACATCCCGAAAAGAGTGAGTACAACGAGTAGAAAAACGAGCCCGGATACTGCCGACCTGGTTTCAGGGTACCCCGGCAAAGCTATACTCAGCTGGTGATTGAAATCCTTCCTGAATCTCAACAGAACGACGATCACCAAAAGGGAAAGGATAAAATCCAGAGCCAGATAAATTGTCCCAACATCCTTGAGAGTGAGGAGTGCAACGAGCTTAACAACCACGATCAAAATAAAAGCGGCTATGGCGTCCATCACAGGTCTGTATAATTCCCTATTCATGCCTTCGCTCTCTTAATCTCCTGCATGATTGATATAGGCATCCGTCAATCCGAAGCAGCCGGTGAGCATCATATCCCCAAAAGGCGCTGCAAACCTGAAGGGAATCTGTGTCTGGGAAGGCAGTACCATCTTGACACAGTTCTCGATATTTCTTTCGCTGTCGAATAGCAGTATGTCCTGTGTTCCCATTCCAACATCAACGGCAAGAAATCTCATTATAAATACATTCATATATCCTTCAGGATATAAGAACCCTTATGGACATACCGCGGCTTCACAGAGAAAATTCGCAAAGGCCTTACAAATGTGCAATATTAACTATAAGCACCTCACGGTACGAGAAATATGGTAACGTTGACCGGCCGGAACGAGCCGAGGATGCTTCAGGAAAACTTATCTGGGGAATGGTCGAGGTACAGGGGAGCGAGGTGGTGCATTACGAGCTGCTCCCTGATAATATTGATATGATCCGGGAAGCATTGAAGAGGGGCCTTTATTCGGAAGCCGATGTGATATTATCGACCGGAGGAACAGGTCTCTCCCCCGCAGATGTGACCATAGAAGCCGTGATGTCATTTTTTGAAAAAGAGATGCCCGGTTTCGGGGAACTGTTCAGGCAGAAAAGCATAGAACAGATAGGAAACGCAGTGATGCTATCCAGGGCAATTGCAGGCGTATCCCGCCAGAAGGCGATATTTTGCCTTCCAGGCTCGCCAAATGCGGTTAAGCTTGCCCTTGAACTTGTTCTGCCCGAGATGGGGCATATCCTTAAACATGTGAAGGGACTGTGAATGGAATACAAGTGGAAAGCGATGTTCACTATCTGGATAGGCATTTTTATGGCCACACTGGATACGAGCATCGTGAACGTGGCTCTTCCCACGCTCACTGAATACTTCAAGACCAATATAACAACTATCGAATGGGTAGTCATGGCATACCTGCTGACGATCACAAGCCTTCTCCTCAGCCTCGGAAGGATTTCTGATATGGTCGGAAGAAAAACGATATTTGCTGGTGGAATTGCCCTTTTTACGATAGGGTCAGGATTGTGCGCGGTTTCAGCAACTGAAAACCAGTTGATATTCTACAGGATAGTACAGGGCATAGGGGCTGCTATGCTGATGGCTACCGGGGTTGCGATAATCACGCATGCATTCCCTCCAAGGGAGAGAGGCAAGGCAATGGGTCTGATAGGAACAGTAGTCGCCATAGGTTCAATGGCCGGGCCTGTAGCAGGCGGGTTTCTGATAGAGCATGTGGGCTGGCAGTCAATTTTTTATATCAATATACCTATCGGGATTTTCGGTACGGCGATGGCAGTCCGAATTCTCCGGGAGGAAGAAACCACGCAGGGGCAAACCTTTGATGCGGCGGGCGCTCTTACCCTTTTTATAAGTCTCATCTTGTTATTGCTCGCTTTGAGCCAGGGCCAGGAATTCGGCTGGAGTTCATATTATATTACTTCGCTTTTCATCCTCTCGTTCGTATTTTTTGTGTTATTTATTATTGTTGAGAACAAAGCCAGGCATCCCATGATGGAACTGCGGCATTTCAGGAACAGGCCGTTCGCAGCCGCCAATATCAGTGCGCTTATAAGTTTTATGGCAATGTTCAGCGTCATCCTTATGATGCCTTTCTTCCTGGAAAAAGAACTTGGATACTCACCGGAGGACGTAGGTATTGTGTTCCTGGCAGTGCCGCTTGTGATGTCTGTTATATCCCCGGTGAGCGGCTGGCTTTCGGACAGGACGAGCTCGTATGTGCTGAGTTCAATCGGAATAGGGATATCAAGCTTATCCATACTGTGGCTAAGTTCCATGGAATCGTCAGCGGGTTTTATCGACGTCACGTCGCGTCTTGCCCTTCTCGGCCTCGGACTGGGATTGTTCCAGGCGCCGAATAACAGCATAATAATGGGTTCGCTCCCAAAGGAACAGCTGGGTATTGCAGCAGGTACACTGGGAACCATGAGGAATATGGGCATGGTTATAGGCATAGCGGTTTCTGGGGCAGTATTTTCTAACAGGTATGTCTATTATGGAAATGTTGACGGTTCTTTCCTTCCGGCATTCCATGATACGTACGTCGTTTCTGCGGTCATATGCGGGATCGCGGTGGTGACATCGCTTGTCAGGAGCAACCCTAAAAGCTCATAAGACAAATTATTTATGAAATTTATAATGGACAGGATGCTTGGTAGGCTTTCGCGATGGCTTCGCCTTCTGGGATACGACACTCTTGGGATCGGGAAGCAGGAGAACGAGGATGAATTTCTTTTCAGGCTGGCAGAAACTGAGGGGAGGGTCCTGGTTTCCAGGGACAGGCTTCTCATCAGGAAGGCCATGAAAAAGGGGATTACCTCGTATCTGATACGGTCTTCCGAGATCACTGAGCAGCTCAAGGAGATGCACGATGAATTCAATATCAGATTCGAACCAGAGATGGACAGGTGTACATTATGCAATTCAGCTATCAGAAAGATAAAGCCCGGTGAGATGTCGCTTGTTGAAAAGAAAGATTATGTATACCAGTTGAGGCTTGAGAGCGGGACAGAGTTCTGGATATGCGATAATTGCGGGCAGGTTTACTGGCAGGGAAAACACTGGAAGAATATTATGGAGACAGTGGAGAAGTTAAAGGTCAAATGATTTGATTCTGGTTGTTTCAGATTATTAGCTCTTCCATTTCAACATCCCTGTTGCGCAGCGAAAGTCTGGATACCTTGAACCTTGTCCCATCCGCAAGCATTGCCTCTTCATGTCCCTGTAATCCTGCGGCCGCGATCCGCCCAATGGCATCGGCTTTCATTATGCCGCTCCCGGAAGTTCCGCTCACCCATGTCAGATTGGACACGGATTCGATAACCGGGGTCATGTCAGGCCAATGATAGTCATAGTATCCTGCCCATTTGAGAGACAGCGTGTACCCCAGAAGCTCGGGGAAATAGTGATTTAAAACCGGCTCAATTGCCATGTGAAAATAGAGAGGATCCGGCTCGAGATCGGACATCAGGAATGGCTGGCCAAGGTCGTCTGCGCAGCCAATAATCAGCAGATTTCTATCAAGTATAGGTTTGATATAAACGCCTCCCGCAGGCAGGATAATAGCAGGTGAAGAATTCTTGTTGACCAGGAGTTGGGCCGGATCCGTAATACTCAGTGCGAAGAGCTGGCGCTTTTTGGGAAGTATGCCTGAGGCGATACCGATCGGAGCGAGTAGATCATGCGTCCATGCCCCGGTAGCAATAACAAATCGCGTGGCCTGATAGGTATCGCCATTCTGATCCATGATCCCGCTGACTTTAACTCCATCCCATGGAGCGTAGCGGCTGTTCTGACCTGTCAGAATGAAGCTTTTAATATCGGTATTGAAACGGACATGTCCACCTAATGATTCAAACCCGGAAGCATAATGCTTTGCAAGAGCCATCGCGGAGATGGAGCCGCACAGATGGCAGTATATCCCTTTATGAACATCGGGGAAAAAGCCTTTTGCTTCGGTATTCAGCCTGAGAATATCAAATAATCCTGTTCTGTCCAGTACTTCGAATCGGTCATTTTTCGGATCAAGGGGCCGTATGGCTTTTTGGGATTTTTTCCATTGCTCTTCGGAAAATAGCCAGAGATAACCTATTGGGTCTATCTGGACCTTATCGCCAAGTTCCAGATAATACTTGATGGAACTGCCTGCAAGAATCCTGCTTATGGAAGATGAGAAAAAGTTCCGGTAAAGAGCTGCGCTCTTTGCCGTATTCCCTGCACCTGCGGTACGGTTCTTATCAATGAGCAATATCTTGCTCTCAGGTTGTGCACCTTTCAAATGATAGGCAGTAGAGCTTCCTACGACCCCTGCACCCACAATAATGTAGTCATAGTTCATGTGCACTCGCAGTACTATCCCAGAATGACAGTAAGGATTAAGTATTTTTCTTTTTCACCCTGCAATACGACTTCAGTTTTTGGCATTGGCGGGAATGAGCTTGAATTCTGATGAATGCCGATGGCATTCAGTCGCGATTGAAGAATAATTACCATAGAGTTGGTTCTTGCCAATACTGTCAATATTTTATATTTCAAATTGCATATCATCAAGTGTGGTAATCGTATTATGGAATATTTCTCTCGCTTTCTCCTCGGCTTCTTTCCTCTGCCGTAATGTCTGGTAGATATTTGCATCGAAGTGCAATAGAACCATTTTTTTTGCTTTTGCCTCTTTTGCTATCCGCGCTGCCCCTTCAGGATTCAAATGCGGCCAATTGTCATTATTATATCCACTCTTAAATGAACATTCTGTAATCAGGAGATCAGAATTTCGCGATAATTCTTTTGCATTTTCACAAATACCGGTATCAGCGCAATAAGCTATTATTTTATCATCCAGTTCAAATCGATATCCCATACATTTTGCAGAATGAAACAGGAATCGACATTCTACTGAAAATGGAACTTCATGGCGCCCTTCAGGAAGATCATGAATATCAACTTTGAAAGGCAATTTTGAAAACGGAACCGTGTAAGGCGTATTGATTATTCTGTCAAGTATATCTTTTGTACCCTCCTGTCCATAAATGTGCAGTCCCTGCCGGAAATTGAATTTATTCAGAATGTGCAGGCCGATGATGTGGTCAAGATGGAAGTGGCTGAGAAAAAGGTATATCGGTTTCCTGCTGGTGTTGACAATATACCGGTCTATTTTATAAAATCCATTGCCAGCATCAAGAATAATAAAGTGGCTATTGGTTTCTATGAGGGTGCATATAGTGTTTCCAGTATCTGTATCATACCATCCATTAGTTCCGAGAAAGCTAATTTTCATATCATCCCTATTTGCACAAACATTTAGAACGCCATCCTTATCATGAGAGCTGTCACTATGAGCGTAACTCTTCCTCATTCGTTAAAATTCTGGGTATGTTTTCTTAAAGTCTATCTTCTCCAATTATTTCAATAACATATTGAATTAAAGCTAATTCTCTAAGGATTTTTCAAGTTCTATTTTTTTTATAGCTGTTTCATGTACAATACTGAACTGGCTTTTCCTTTCGTTCCATGTGTGTTCGGATGCTCTGTTAACAAGACCGCTCCAGAATAAATCCATATATGTCACCTCAATTAAGAATTGTTCGGTAATTATAAAGGGAATATCCAAGCGGGGTGAAACTAATCATGACCCAAGGGTTCATAGATACTGTATAAAAAATGTAATTCCAATCGAAGTAATACAGCTTGGAATGATTTCGGATTTGCATATTGATTCATTCAATTTTACATGAATCAAACTAATCTTTTTCAAATAGTGCATTTAGGATTCTTCTGATCTCTTCAGCAGTTCCCTCTAACAAATAATAATAGAAATTTTATCAATCTTTATAAAACTATTTTCTGTAATTTCTGCTTTTTTTGAGGTGAATATTAGTGAGTAAAAGATAACGTATCGAAAGATTAATATAATAACAGTATGACTTATTGCAAGAACTAATATGGGAAATCATTATGGAAAAACGCAATATTAAACAACTCGATGATAAGCACGAGGAAATTGCCGATGCACTTATTGCAATTGGTATGAGCAGGAATATTGCCAGAACTCTGAGCTATCTTCAGAATGTGGATAATGCTACATCGGTAGACCTGGAAAGAGTGGCCAGATTGTATCAGCCCGAAGTAAGCATTGCAATAAAGCAGCTAAAGGAGCGGGAATGGATAAATGAGCGTGAAGAGAAAAAGGTGGGTAAGGGAAGACCTTATAAGATATACTCGCTTAAAATCGGCTTCAATGATATAATCTCTCAGCTTGAAAACCAGCAGAGGGAAGCGGTTAATGGAACGCTGGAAAAGATTGAGAAATTGAAGGAATTGAGGAAAGATCAAAGATAGCTTTTTTCTGTCGCCTGACCGGATTGGAATTTCATTTTCATATTTTCTGGGGATCCTATAATCATGGGTCCTCATTATAGCACTTCCAGGTATGAGCAAGATATAGAGTGAAAATCACGCCCAACTCCCAAAATAAATGTGAACTCAAGAATTACAGCAGCCCTATATTCGTCTTCCTGACAACTTCATCGTAATTCTTGTATCCGAGTACTTTTTCTATCATATCGGAGTGTTTTCCCTTGATCTTATTCAATTCGGATGAGGTATAATCCGTGATACCCTTAGCAAATACCAGCCCATCGCTTTCCATCTCGATAATATCACCTCTGTCAAACGGGCCGGTGACATCGATGATCCCGGAAGGTAAAAGCCCTCTCTTGTTCCTTATCGCCTTTTCCGCACCTTTATCCACGATAAGCTTTCCAGAAGGTTTCGAGAGGATTATCCAGCGCGTTCTGTTCTTGTATTTCCCATCCTTTGCAAGGAAGAGC includes:
- a CDS encoding zinc ribbon domain-containing protein; the protein is MNRELYRPVMDAIAAFILIVVVKLVALLTLKDVGTIYLALDFILSLLVIVVLLRFRKDFNHQLSIALPGYPETRSAVSGLVFLLVVLTLFGMFTPFSGLLPHGAYNIIFFILALVPVYSLWNILYKKRGRFSDLMEYIIAEEKKRCSCGWENPGSNKYCGRCGSPLPENEVIRNEFN
- a CDS encoding MogA/MoaB family molybdenum cofactor biosynthesis protein, whose product is MDIPRLHRENSQRPYKCAILTISTSRYEKYGNVDRPERAEDASGKLIWGMVEVQGSEVVHYELLPDNIDMIREALKRGLYSEADVILSTGGTGLSPADVTIEAVMSFFEKEMPGFGELFRQKSIEQIGNAVMLSRAIAGVSRQKAIFCLPGSPNAVKLALELVLPEMGHILKHVKGL
- a CDS encoding MFS transporter encodes the protein MEYKWKAMFTIWIGIFMATLDTSIVNVALPTLTEYFKTNITTIEWVVMAYLLTITSLLLSLGRISDMVGRKTIFAGGIALFTIGSGLCAVSATENQLIFYRIVQGIGAAMLMATGVAIITHAFPPRERGKAMGLIGTVVAIGSMAGPVAGGFLIEHVGWQSIFYINIPIGIFGTAMAVRILREEETTQGQTFDAAGALTLFISLILLLLALSQGQEFGWSSYYITSLFILSFVFFVLFIIVENKARHPMMELRHFRNRPFAAANISALISFMAMFSVILMMPFFLEKELGYSPEDVGIVFLAVPLVMSVISPVSGWLSDRTSSYVLSSIGIGISSLSILWLSSMESSAGFIDVTSRLALLGLGLGLFQAPNNSIIMGSLPKEQLGIAAGTLGTMRNMGMVIGIAVSGAVFSNRYVYYGNVDGSFLPAFHDTYVVSAVICGIAVVTSLVRSNPKSS
- a CDS encoding Mut7-C RNAse domain-containing protein, yielding MKFIMDRMLGRLSRWLRLLGYDTLGIGKQENEDEFLFRLAETEGRVLVSRDRLLIRKAMKKGITSYLIRSSEITEQLKEMHDEFNIRFEPEMDRCTLCNSAIRKIKPGEMSLVEKKDYVYQLRLESGTEFWICDNCGQVYWQGKHWKNIMETVEKLKVK
- a CDS encoding FAD-dependent oxidoreductase, with translation MNYDYIIVGAGVVGSSTAYHLKGAQPESKILLIDKNRTAGAGNTAKSAALYRNFFSSSISRILAGSSIKYYLELGDKVQIDPIGYLWLFSEEQWKKSQKAIRPLDPKNDRFEVLDRTGLFDILRLNTEAKGFFPDVHKGIYCHLCGSISAMALAKHYASGFESLGGHVRFNTDIKSFILTGQNSRYAPWDGVKVSGIMDQNGDTYQATRFVIATGAWTHDLLAPIGIASGILPKKRQLFALSITDPAQLLVNKNSSPAIILPAGGVYIKPILDRNLLIIGCADDLGQPFLMSDLEPDPLYFHMAIEPVLNHYFPELLGYTLSLKWAGYYDYHWPDMTPVIESVSNLTWVSGTSGSGIMKADAIGRIAAAGLQGHEEAMLADGTRFKVSRLSLRNRDVEMEELII
- a CDS encoding ribonuclease Z translates to MRKSYAHSDSSHDKDGVLNVCANRDDMKISFLGTNGWYDTDTGNTICTLIETNSHFIILDAGNGFYKIDRYIVNTSRKPIYLFLSHFHLDHIIGLHILNKFNFRQGLHIYGQEGTKDILDRIINTPYTVPFSKLPFKVDIHDLPEGRHEVPFSVECRFLFHSAKCMGYRFELDDKIIAYCADTGICENAKELSRNSDLLITECSFKSGYNNDNWPHLNPEGAARIAKEAKAKKMVLLHFDANIYQTLRQRKEAEEKAREIFHNTITTLDDMQFEI
- a CDS encoding transcriptional regulator protein, whose amino-acid sequence is MEKRNIKQLDDKHEEIADALIAIGMSRNIARTLSYLQNVDNATSVDLERVARLYQPEVSIAIKQLKEREWINEREEKKVGKGRPYKIYSLKIGFNDIISQLENQQREAVNGTLEKIEKLKELRKDQR